The nucleotide window tcaaatacatttttttaatgtttttctgtagttttatgggtacaaattgtcgcgttttcttttgaacgaatgttgaatttgaattttggtagtattcgcttcgtgtcaccaaactTCACGAGGGACGAAgcttgtggcacggatttcgctggtttcaaaatcgggtaccgttacagcgtaataaaatacacgggtatcaatatggcagccaccatggattgcAAACAGACCgctgatcgtcgtaaggaattaagaatttctcctttattttgacgtatataagcttgggacttttactgtttgtcgtttttattattactgcaactatatagccattgattagtttatggtacagatttcctttaatctttccctagagaagtccttatcagcagggctgtcaactttttggaattgcttggcgtgagacagaggcgtaccgggatttgccgactccaatgttcattttgtaccatgatttgagccacggcgctcgggaatgtgaaaagcgggggggtaggagcaacaaattattcatgacgatgcgtgagattttactcattttccagctttttgcgtgagatttactacctaggcgtgagattatactaccttggcgtgagaaagtgacccaatgcgtgagactcacagccaatgcgtgagagttgacagccctgtgaatatcagagggctgagcttttggAACTCTAGCAAGTGCCATCTTCCGAGCAACTAAATCAACATGATGATGCGCCTTATATACACTAGGGGAACTGTCAATAGGACATTTTTGCCACAAAAAAAACTTGGGGGcaaaaaagggttttttatttttttatttttttttaacttgaccATTTTGTCTTATGGATCAGGTCatatcacatattttttgtgagtTTGGCAGACGGCCAGATCCTGATTAAtctttttgttaaattcatgttatgcataaattatttCGAATTAGAGAATAATGGATCAGCGCTCTAGCTCTCGAAGGCAGCGTATCAATTAGTAAACATTGTTCAGCATGATCAGTAGGCGAAAGAGGGTGGCATACAGGTCTAGCTAAAGGTGCAGCGCAGCACGGTCAACACTGGTCACCatttaaaaatttgaatgctGTCCTCCGGAGCTAGAGTGCTGGTCCATGATGTAACTCAAAATAGTTCTTGCGTAACATAAATTTAACAAAAGACAAAAATTTGGCCCGCTGCCAAACTCATAACGATATGAAGTTCAATCAGAGCATTAACATTCAAGCTCCAAATTCAAACTCTTAATTGTTAATATATGAAACATTTGTTGTGTTTTTTATGGTACTTAATGAAACCATTTGTTGTGTTTTTATGGTACTTATAGGTGAGTAAGACAGAGAAGTTTGGCTATGGCACTATGGTGACTCAAGTAGCAGCTACAGCACCAGGCATAGTCGCATTACAAAGTACAGgtatgttgttttgatatttaGATAAATCACATTTACACTCATTTCGAAGAATGTACTGTTCCAGTAAGAATCCTTATCATACCACTAAAGGGAaatatcaaagaacaccgctaacctgatatattttcgtatctagtcagtgagtgcgtattgtacgctttatatctagtcagtgagagcgtatttcgcaagcTCGATACGCGTGTTcggcgaggtacgcgtataaaggcgattCGCGTAAGCCGGacgcgtaaaatgcacgcaatctgtaatcgcggaacagtcatctgtttttgtaatgtttttttgttttgttttgtttttgcagcaattaaaatgtttaaaaacgtaattatttcaatatttagaatgacttagtggtatgataaattcgtttattaggttcagcgtcggtatgatacgggaaattatcgtgcgctcagtgtcatactgggttcagccttcggcttcacccagtatgacaatccgcttcacctaataactaataatacacccctatatggaagacatgacattaacctcccacacagggagtgtgttaTGTTTTACCTGTGATGCAGAAAGTTAGGTGGAAACCCCTCTCCCTATCGTACTGCTCCGCGAGCAACATTTGTGCTCCTTAATCAGTTTTATGTAATAAAACCCCTCTCCCTATCGTACTGCTCCGTGAGCAACATTTGTGCTCCTTAATCAGTTTTATGTAATAAAACCCCTCTCCCTATCGTACTGCTCCGTGAGCAACATTTGTGCTCCTTAATCAGTTTTATGTACCCTATCGTACTGCTCCGTGAGCAACATTTGTGCTCCTTAATCAGTTTTATGTTAGCAATCTTAACCCTCTTCacatgggtgtcaactgcaggCGACAAGGTCCAAatcttctttaaaaattcaataatttcagaattgtacatctTCATGaccatttggaatcagcatgaaaaatgcattaaaatgagtacaaacaagcctagtattggttcagtagttcttcagATAGCTCTAGATACTTTGAGAAAATGACGCAAAACTTTTTATCTTAAAAAATTCTATCaccagcatgcaaagcattaaggTTAGTAattattttcaactgttgcgatttggtcgttcGCAGCaaaactattttcaactgtttcgATTTAGTTGTTTGCATCATCCTGCAGATGGTAGTTTTGGcacaaattgcattgatcatttcatggcgagtgtgtagaaggattcaaaaacaacaataaatcaaacaagtttataaagtatatgatttgtagactaAACTCCTGCAAAAcgtcaaggtgttatttttcaataatacattgatttagacaatgaaaattaaTCTTTTTGGCTGCCATGgacaacaatacttagtcaacctgTAAGTGGCAAAACTGAAGAGATAAACCTTTATACTGATAAGACAATTGTGAATTCTTACAATCACAGGGTTTGTGAAGACGTTAATTAATGGTCTATGGACAATACTTGAGTGTGGACCAGATGACAGACCTCTACTGAGACCTGCACCACCACCAATGCAACCAAATGATAGAGCCTCCTCTAAGGTAAGATTCCATTATTTAATAAGACTTTAATCAATGGCGTATGGACAATTCTTGCATGTGGACCAGATGACAGACCTCTACTGAGACCTGCACCACAATGCAACCAAATGATAGAGCCTCCTCTAAGGTAAGATTCCATTATTTAATAAGACTTTAATCAATGGTCTATGGACAATACTTGAGTGTGGACCAGATGACAGACCTCTACTGAGACCTGCACCACCACCAATGCAACCAAATGATAGAGCCTCCTCTAAGGTAAGATTCCATTATTTAATAAGACTTTAATCAATGGTCTATGGACAATTCTTGAGTGTGGACCAGATGACAGACCTCTACTGAGACCTGCACCACCACCAATGCAACCAAATGATAGAGCCTCCTCTAAGGTAAGATTCCATTATTTAATAAGACTTTAATCAATGGCGTATGGACAATACTTGAGTGTGGACCAGATGACAGACCTCTACTGAGACCTGCACCACCACCAATGCAACCAAATGATAGAGCCTCCTCTAAGGTAAGATTCCATTATTTAATAAGACTTTAATCAATGGCGTATGGACAATACTTGAGTGTGGACCATGACAGACCTCTACTGAGACCTGCACCACCACCAATGCAACCAAATGATAGAGCCTCCTCTAAGGTAAGATTCCATTATTTAATAAGACTTTAATCAATGGCGTATGGACAATACTTGAGTGTGGACCAGATGACAGACCTCTACTGAGACCTGCACCACCACCAATGCAACCAAATGATAGAGCCTCCTCTAATTAGGTAAAGATTCCATTATTTATTGAGACATTCAAGATTCCATTACTTCTAAGACTTTCATGATAGATTTGGAGTATGTATACACAATGAAATATATTGCTTTTCACAATCCTtccatttagaggttaatgactgcgcatcagttttttgaaggtattgtgaaatatctaaacattgtgctttggaaccgaggaatatgcGCCCCAAGGGATAtttcgaggtccaaagcacaatgttatatatttcacaatacccgaaaaataaccatcacttttcacttttttttattcaatttacgtcacattttcttcatttaatttgaaaacaaaacactattttaactttatctgtcattttccctgtaaaaaattgaatagcccattaaggaaataccgctagcgaccaatcacactagcacgcaatcatgcgatgtccaaatcgGCGGCCAGCGCCcacgtaaattgttcgaacgggTAACACGTccacgtaacgcggtcattgtagagcgtactttcaGCTACGTCacaagacgcggtcattatactttttcaatgacctgcatttgcgtccgcgtatttaaaagttattatctgtgattggatcgcacttgctgcgtatattaatgaggttatgaatacatTTCATCTGCAGTTTTTTACCAGCCTGATGAATCTACTATCAGCTTTCCCAGCTGTGTATGAAGTGTTAGCAGAGAAGGAATTGGAGAACAAAGAATCTTACACCTTCAGAGAAGTGCCTGATACTATCATTGTAAGTGAACTGAGACTATAAAGCAATATACGTCGGTCGCATCACATACGATGCTATTCAagatttttgactttttaaaaccaTATAAAATTCCAATTGTTTCCCTCATACAGGGCCTGCTAGAGCGTCAAATGATCATGAAATATGTCTATAGGCCACAAATAAGTGTAAGgtagggctgtcaactttttggaattgcttggcctGAGACAGAGCCGTACCTGGATTtgtcgactacaatgttcattttgacccatgattatttgagccatggcGTTCGCAGGGGGAGGGGGtgtagggacaacaaattattataacgatgcgtgagattttactcattttccagcattttgcgtgagatttactacttggagtgagattatactaccttggcgtgagacaatGAGAAAGTGAGCTAATGCATGAGTGTTGACAGCCCTGTGTATGGTGTTTCCCGCTCAACGGCGATAGTTCAAATTTGTTAAAACCATATAAAATTCCAGTTGTTTTCCTCATACAGGGCCTGCCAGACAGACTAGTGATAAACCATATAAAATTACAATTGTTTTCCTCATACAGGGCCTGCTCAGACAGACTAGTGATAAACCATATAAAATTACAATTGTTTTCCTCATACAGGGCCTGCTAGACAGACTAGTGATAAACCATATAAAATTCCAATTGTTTTCCTCATACAGGGCCTGCTGGACAGACTAGTGATAAACCATATAAAATTCCAATTGTTTTCCTCATACAGGGCCTGCTAGACAGACTAGTGATAAACCATATAAAATTACAATTGTTTTCCTCATACAGGGCCTGCCAGACAGACTAGTGATAAACCATATAAAATCCCAATTGCACTCCTCATACAGGGCCTGCTAGACAGACTAGTGATAAACCATATAAAATTCCAATTGTTTTCCTCATACAGGGCCTGCTAGACAGACTAGTGATAAACCATATAAAATTCCAATTGTTTTCCTCATACAGGGCCTGCTAGACAGACTAGTGATAAACCATATAAAATTCCAATTGTTTTTCCTCATACAGGGCCTGCTAGACAGACTAGTGATAAACCATATAAAATTCCAATTGTTTTCCTCATACAGGGCCTGCTAGACAGACTAGTGATAAACCATATAAAATTCCAATTGTTTTCCTCATACAGGGCCTGCTGGACAGACTAGTGATAAACCATATAAAATTCCAATTGTTTTCCTCATACAGGGCCTGCTAGACAGACTAGTGATAAACCATATAAAATTCCAATTGTTTTCCTCATACAGGGCCTGCTGGACAGACTAGTGATAAACCATATAAAATTACAATTGTTTTCCTCATACAGGGCCTGCTAGACAGACTAGTGATAAACCATATAAAATTCCAATTGTTTTCCTCATACAGGGCCTGCCAGACAGACTAGTGATAAACCATATAAAATTCCAATTGTTTTCCTCATACAGGGCCTGCTAGACAGACTAGTGATAAACCATATAAAATTCCTATTGTTTTCCTCATACAGGGCCTGCCAGACAGACTAGTGATAAACCATATAAAATTCCAATTGTTTTCCTCATACAGGGCCTGCTAGACAGACTAGTGATAAACCATATAAAATTACAATTGTTTTCCTCATACAGGGCCTGCTCAGACAGACTAGTGATAAACCATATAAAATTACAATTGTTTTCCTCATACAGGGCCTGCTAGACAGACTAGTGATAAACCATATAAAATTACAATTGTTTTTTTCCTCATACAGGGCCTGCCAGACAGACTAGTGATAAACCATATAAAATTCCAATTGTTTTTCCTCATACAGGGCCTGCTCAGACAGACTAGTGATAAACCATATAAAATTACAATTGTTTTCCTCATACAGGGCCTGCCAGACAGACTAGTGATAAACCATATAAAATTCCAATTGTTTTCCTCATACAGGGCCTGCTCAGACAGACTAGTGATAAACCATATAAAATTACAATTGTTTTCCTCATACAGGGCCTGTTGGACAGACTAGTGATGGTCAACACAAGGTCAAAGGTGCATTCCTTATTCAATGAAGAACAGTCACAAGTGTTTGGACTAAGGTATGCAACCATTTTATTGATTCAATAGGGAttcaatcagggttgccaaacccgcgatttggtagcccaattgggcgacttttgaagatttttccccgcgacttttgacaatttcctgtcccatagaaaccaatggtaaagaaaaaatttgggcgacttttcaacattggctcccgcgacttccgatagtttcctgccccatagaaaccaatggtaaagagaaaaattgggtgacttttcgattatttgacccgcgattcgggctgaaatcttttggaaCCCTGGATTCGGTCATGTTACACAGTGGCTCATGTAGTTCTATGGCTTTATGTAGTATCCCAAGTCTATTAGCCGTCCTTCTTGGGTTACGGttagggaattaaaaaaaaacacacatccAAGGATTGCCTAAAAGACACTTTTCAGTTCTGTCCGTTTCAGTCACATAATAATGTCATCAAACAGTTTCTACTTACAACCAGACTACATCCATCAGTCGTGTACACTGTGCACGTATACTGCGCCAattaagtatccttacacttggaaaaataatcacaatttcaaaactgaacaatatttgggtaaatttgtttttttaatagatgcactgccttatcctgcacattatgacaccacattgaatccaatgtgacctcaagaagtaaagttacaagcaattgattagacgaaggtccagttttaaaagtgacaaactggcctattcaaaacatccacagactagacatctggtttgagagtggtgaatggctgatttatgcgtttggctttaatttaaaacaaaaggaacaaaagaaaactgaaacaaaagatctggcaaataaaatgaaagttatgaaaagtacagagaagtaaaaactgaaataaatactgctttaaataacgcttcattgaagaaactgtgttgtctcatTGTCgcggcttgttggaatctttttgcaccttgtataggctagtttgtcacttttaaaactggaccttcatctattcaatcacttgtaactttacttcttgaggtcacattggattcaatgtggtgtcataatgtgcaggattagatagtgcatctattgaaaaaacaaCTTACCACAATATTGtttaattttgaaattgtgattatttttccaagtgtaaggatactttattggtgcagtatatttgtgttatgcttgtataccattcagcaaattactttaGCGGTGTCCGTCTGCCCTGTCTGATTATTGTGTAACAGAACAAGGTCACGCATTGCTatgcagcttgaccagcgaatgaggtgccgatgtgatgatgacgtgatgcaattagccaatcagaatcccacttccgtatacgccataaactgcgccaaatttacAGACCGCTGTTAGTAGTTCTCACCTGAAAACTATAGTGACAGCTGAAAAACTTACAGTTCGTATCATGGcggactcatgaaaatattttttgcgaGACATTGAATAGGCCTcgaaaaaatattgtttgattggtgtaacctgaCCGCCCCAAAAGTATGCCTGACCcaaccaatgttttttttttttattaaataataataaaaaaataaagacgTTAAAAAATTTTAActaaattttttaaaaagaagaaaaataaatagataaattttgaaggtgctttataaatatctttatgtattgtatgtatgtaatgcGCCAACTAATCAacacaaatttgataataatGTCTGAAATCATTACAGATTACTGAGTGTTATGACATGCTGTCTGGACACCTTACTACTATTGGAATGTCAATATAAGATATGGGACATGTTATTACAAGGACAGGAACACAACAAGACTACAGATGGGTGAGTGTATTAATATATCCAGGGAGGGACCCATGTAATGACTTGCTGTCTGGACACCTTATTACTATTGGAATGTCAATATAAGATATGGGACATGTTATTACAAGGACAGGAACACAACAAGACTACAGATGGGTGAGTGTATTAATATATCCAGGGAGGGACCCATGTAATGACTTGCTGTCTGGACACCTTATTACTATTGGAATGTCAATATAAGATATGGGACATGTTATTACAAGGACAGGAACACAACAAGACTACAGATGGGTGAGTGTATTAATATATCCAGGGAGGGACCCATGTAATGACTTGCTGCCTGGACACCTTATTACTACTGGAATGTCAATATAAGATATGGGACATGTTATTACAAGGACAGGAACACAACAAGACTACAGATGGGTGAGTGTATTAATATATCCAGGGAGGGACCCATGTAATGACTTGCTGTCTGGACACCTTATTGCTACTGGAATGTCAATATAAGATATGGGACGTGTTATTACAAGGACAGGAACACAACAAGACTACAGATGGGTGAGTGTATTAATATATCCAGGGAGGGACCCATGTAATGACTTGCTGTCTGGACACCTTATTACTACTGGAATGTCAATATAAGATATGGGACATGTTATTACAAGGACAGGAACACAACAAGACTACAGATGGGTGAGTGTATTAATATATCCAGGGAGGGACCCATGTAATGACTTAATGTCTGGACACCTTATTGCTACTGGAATGTCAATATAAGATATGGGACATGTTATTACAAGGACAGGAACACAACAAGACTACGGATGGGTGAGTGTATTAATATATCCAGGGAGGGACCCATGTAATGACTTGCTGCCTGGACACCTTATTACTACTGGAATGTCAATATAAGATATGGGACATGTTATTACAAGGACAGGAGCACAACAAGACTACAGATGGGTGAGTGTATTAATATATCCAGGGAGGGACCCATGTAATGACTTAATGTCTGGACACCTTATTGCTACTGGAATGTCAATATAAGATATGGGACATGTTATTACAAGGACAGGAACACAACAAGACTACAGATGGGTGAGTGTATTAATATATCCAGGGAGGGACCCATGTAATGACTTGCTGTCTGGACACCTTATTACTACTGGAATGTCAATATAAGATATGGGACGTGTTATTACAAGGACAGGAACACAACAAGACTACAGATGGGTGAGTGTATTAATATATCCAGGGAGGGACCCATGTAATGACTTGCTGTCTGGACACCTTATTACTACTGGAATGTCAATATAAGATATGGGACATGTTATTACAAGGACAGGAACACAACAAGACTACAGATGGGTGAGTGTATTAATATATCCAGGGAGGGACCCATGTAATGACATGCTGTCTGGACACCTTATTACTACTGGAATGTCAATATAAGATATGGGACATGTTATTACAAGGACAGGAACACAACAAGACTACAGATGGGTGAGTGTATTAATATATCCAGGGAGGGACCCATGTAATGACATGCTGCCTGGACACCTTACTACTACTGGAATGTCAATATAAGATATGGGACATGTTATTATAAGGACAGGAACACAACAAGACTACAGATGGGTGAGTGTATTAATATATCCAGGGAGGGACCCATGTAATGACATGCTGCCTGGACACCTTATTACTATTGGAATGTCAATATAAGATATGGGACATGTTATTACAAGGACAGGAACACAACAAGACTACAGATGGGTGAGTGTATTAATATATCCAGGGAGGGACCCATGTAATGACATGCTGCCTGGACACCTTATTACTATTGGAATGTCAATATAAGATATGGTCTCAAGATCATCAAGAGGAAATAGTTCTCACCATCTATTTTGTTTCATACACCTCATTAGTTTCAAGGTCTCAAGAGCACCGAGGGGATCACCAGTTCTCACCATTTCCCGACTAAAGAGCAGTCTATGTAATGTTTTATACGCAGTAGACCCATGGTGTCAAGACCATCTACTTTGTTTCATACACCTCATTGGTTTCAAGGTCTCAAGAGCACCGAGGGGATCACCAGTTCTCATCATCTCCTGAATAAAGAGCAGTCTATGTAATGTTTTATACACAGTAGACCCATGGTCTCAAGATCACCAGGAGGAAACTGGTTCTCACCATCTCCTGAATAAAG belongs to Amphiura filiformis chromosome 18, Afil_fr2py, whole genome shotgun sequence and includes:
- the LOC140139308 gene encoding protein broad-minded-like → MEVNKITTDEGDGEPYEDTLAWEQTLIDNLLNFASTPKGLLLLQQTGAINEAVAYMYTRYAKKLQVSKTEKFGYGTMVTQVAATAPGIVALQSTGFVKTLINGLWTILECGPDDRPLLRPAPPPMQPNDRASSKTLINGVWTILECGPDDRPLLRPAPPPMQPNDRASSKVRFHYLIRL